The segment AGACTTGAGAAATAAAGGCATCGTAAATTGACTGCTAAGCGATCCAATCACCGTAATTAAGAAGATACGAATACCTAAGTACACGTAGGTCAACTTCTTATCGGTCTCGTAACGGGTATCAGCTAGGTATATAAAGTTACGATCGAGCACTAGAACGATGGCAGCGCCAATAGAGGCAAATGTGACTGCCATACTGATTTGCAAAAGAATATTGAGATCCATCGCGAGAAACCAACCCGCAATACCGAACTGCAACGCAGCTAGAAAGCTAGCAAATGCAATGGCTGCACCAATCTTGCTCAGACTACCAATCTCTTGTGCCGATGCATCAGCATCGATACGATGACCAGTTAGAAAGACAAGTTTTTGACGAATTGTTGACATGCATTCATCCAAAAGTAGTAACGATGAATGCAGTATTGCGAGCTATAGGCTCATAGGATGAGCTTTAGATTTTTGAGGATAAATTTCCCCATTCAATCACTTAATACTGTATAAGTATACAGTATAATCTTGGTATGCCCCCTTCTTTAATGAAGCCGTGCACAATGAGTCTTCATCCTTTATTCAGATCCATCCACCATGCCCCAAGCCATTATTTTTGATGTAGAAGCCACCGATAAGAATGATGCTGTCATTATTGAGGCCGCCTCTTTAGACGTCACCTCTATTAATCCCCTCTCTGTTGGCAACCCTTGGGTACAGCGCTATAACCCTGGCAAACCCATTAGCTTAGGTGCGCTAGCCACACATCACATCATGGATGAAGAGTTGGTTAATTGTCCTGCTAGTAGCTCTTTTAGGCTGCCTGGTGGCACTAAATATCTTATTGGTCACAGCATTGATTTTGATTGGGAGGCTATTGGTAAGCCTGAAGTGAAACGCATTTGCACTCTTGCTCTCGCTCGCAGTCTTTGGCCGGACTTAGATAGCCACACGCAAAGCGCCTTGCTCTACCATTTTGAAAGAACAACCGCTAGAGAGCAACTACGCAATGCCCATAGTGCATTGGCTGATGTATGGATCTGTTCTAAGATTCTTGGGCAGATTATTGAGAAGCTTAAGCCATCTTCTTTAGATGCTTTATGGGAAATGTCCGAAAAGGCACGCATTCCGACAATCATGCCTTTTGGTAAACACAAAGGCGAACTGATTAGCCAGGTGCCTTCAGACTATAAGCAGTGGATGCTTCGCCAATCCGATGTCTCTGAGTATCTACGCAAGGCCTTACAAGCTTAAGCAGCCTTTAACTTCAAATAAATCTTAGCTTGATTTTTAATGCTTGTGGGCAGCAGCCACCAACTTTTCTGTATAGGCAATCGCAATTGCTGACAACACAAAAGTAATATGAATTAAGGTTTGCCACATTAAAGTTTTTTCATCATAAGAAGCTGCGTTGATAAAAGTCTTCAGCAAGTGGATTGATGAAATACCAATAATGGCGGTTGCGAGCTTTACCTTGAGCACGCCTGCATTGACATGCGATAACCACTCGGGCTGATCGGGATGGTTCTCCAACTCCAAGCGAGAAACAAAGGTTTCCCATCCACCCACAATCACCATCACTAATAAGTTAGAGATCATCACTACA is part of the Polynucleobacter sp. es-EL-1 genome and harbors:
- a CDS encoding putative quorum-sensing-regulated virulence factor, whose product is MPQAIIFDVEATDKNDAVIIEAASLDVTSINPLSVGNPWVQRYNPGKPISLGALATHHIMDEELVNCPASSSFRLPGGTKYLIGHSIDFDWEAIGKPEVKRICTLALARSLWPDLDSHTQSALLYHFERTTAREQLRNAHSALADVWICSKILGQIIEKLKPSSLDALWEMSEKARIPTIMPFGKHKGELISQVPSDYKQWMLRQSDVSEYLRKALQA
- a CDS encoding TIGR00645 family protein produces the protein MNEHLNTVEKKLRPLPRWIFMSRWLQAPLYIGLIVAQGVYVWQFWLELVHLISMMADKSMTETALMLIVLGLIDVVMISNLLVMVIVGGWETFVSRLELENHPDQPEWLSHVNAGVLKVKLATAIIGISSIHLLKTFINAASYDEKTLMWQTLIHITFVLSAIAIAYTEKLVAAAHKH